From Streptomyces sp. NBC_00370, a single genomic window includes:
- a CDS encoding histidine phosphatase family protein, whose translation MTATAARHLYLARHGEASADETTLTENGRRQAVLLGERLRSTPLSAIHHGPLPRARQTARLIGAQLDTVPLHEAEPAGDYVPYVPTKEELPPDSADALLSFLAQVPEEERDRGTALAQEALAEFTGPVAGDRPRHELVVTHNFLIGWLVRAALDAPKWRWMALNHGNAALTVIRYAPGRPTSVLVTNDMRHLPTELRWTGFPPELHI comes from the coding sequence ATGACAGCAACAGCCGCTCGACACCTCTACCTCGCCCGGCACGGTGAGGCGTCGGCAGACGAGACAACCCTGACGGAAAACGGTCGGCGCCAAGCCGTTCTCCTCGGTGAACGGCTCCGCAGCACCCCGCTTTCCGCGATCCACCACGGACCGCTGCCTCGGGCGCGGCAGACGGCCCGGCTGATCGGCGCACAGCTCGACACCGTCCCCCTGCACGAAGCGGAGCCGGCCGGCGACTACGTCCCGTACGTGCCCACGAAGGAGGAGCTGCCGCCGGATTCAGCCGACGCCCTGCTCAGCTTCCTCGCTCAGGTACCGGAAGAGGAGCGCGACCGTGGGACGGCGCTGGCCCAGGAAGCACTGGCGGAGTTCACCGGCCCGGTCGCCGGAGACCGCCCCCGCCATGAACTCGTCGTCACCCACAACTTCCTCATCGGCTGGCTGGTCCGAGCCGCCCTCGACGCCCCCAAGTGGCGCTGGATGGCCCTCAACCACGGCAACGCGGCACTGACGGTCATCCGATACGCACCCGGCAGGCCGACCTCCGTGCTCGTCACCAACGACATGCGGCACCTGCCGACAGAACTGCGCTGGACAGGCTTCCCGCCTGAACTTCACATCTGA
- a CDS encoding MMPL family transporter — protein sequence MATFLYKLGRLAFRRRRYVALVWVALLAVAGFGAATASTATSSSFSIPGTEAQKAFDLLDQRFPGSSSDGATARVVFKAPTGEKMTDAPQKAEVKKISDRLTAGSAQVSSVSDPYTQNAVSKDKTTAYVEVAYKVSSAELTDATRAALEHTGEQARAEGLTTEIGGDALQVAPETGATEIIGVAVAAVVLVITFGSLLAAGLPLLTALIGVGVGVSTVTALANVLDLGSTTSILASMIGLAVGIDYALFIVSRYRAELAEGREREDAAGRAVGTAGSAVVFAGLTVVIALVGLAVVNIPMLSKMGFAAAGTVVIAVLIALTLIPALLGFAGKRVHGRKGRTALEGALAKKREADRTGVEEAEKRPNLGTRWARFVLRKPVTVLIVGVLGLGAIAIPAASLELGLPDDGSQPVSTTQRKAYDMLSDGFGPGFNGPLVVVVDGKADDNAKAAATEVSDTVKKLDGVAAVTPAHLNKAGDTATITVVPKDRPSSVGTENLVHSIRDAGGTVKADSGADVLVTGATAMNIDFSQKMNDALLPYLALVVGLAFLLLMVVFRSILVPLKAALGFLLSVVAALGAVVAVFQWGWLASLLGVEQTGPVMSMMPIFMVGVVFGLAMDYEVFLVTRMREAYVHGEAPDQAIVTGFRHGARVVTAAAVIMTAVFAGFIGAGDSMIKMIGFGLAVAVFFDAFVVRMAIVPAVLKLLGNRAWWLPRWLDRILPNVDVEGEQLRKRLADPGGDGGPDTDRELARV from the coding sequence GTGGCCACGTTCCTCTACAAACTCGGACGGCTCGCCTTCCGGCGCCGCCGTTATGTCGCCCTGGTGTGGGTGGCGCTCCTGGCGGTCGCCGGGTTCGGCGCCGCCACCGCGTCCACCGCCACCTCCAGCTCCTTCTCGATCCCGGGGACGGAGGCGCAGAAGGCATTCGACCTGCTCGACCAGCGCTTCCCGGGGTCCAGCAGCGACGGAGCGACCGCCAGAGTCGTCTTCAAGGCGCCGACCGGCGAGAAGATGACCGACGCGCCGCAGAAGGCCGAGGTCAAGAAGATCTCCGACCGGCTCACCGCCGGCTCGGCGCAGGTCTCCTCGGTCAGCGACCCGTACACGCAGAACGCCGTGTCGAAGGACAAGACCACCGCGTACGTGGAGGTCGCCTACAAGGTCAGCTCGGCCGAGCTGACCGACGCGACCCGTGCCGCCCTCGAACACACCGGCGAACAGGCCCGTGCGGAGGGGCTGACCACCGAGATCGGCGGAGACGCGCTCCAGGTGGCACCGGAGACCGGCGCCACGGAGATCATCGGGGTCGCCGTCGCCGCGGTCGTCCTCGTCATCACCTTCGGCTCGCTGCTGGCGGCCGGACTGCCGCTGCTCACCGCGCTGATCGGGGTCGGCGTCGGTGTCTCCACCGTCACCGCGCTCGCGAACGTGCTCGACCTGGGCTCCACCACCTCCATCCTCGCCTCGATGATCGGGCTCGCCGTCGGTATCGACTACGCGCTGTTCATCGTCTCCCGGTACCGGGCCGAGCTGGCGGAGGGCAGAGAGCGGGAGGACGCGGCGGGCCGCGCCGTCGGCACGGCGGGCTCCGCCGTGGTCTTCGCCGGGCTGACCGTCGTCATCGCACTCGTCGGACTCGCCGTCGTCAACATCCCGATGCTCAGCAAGATGGGCTTCGCCGCCGCCGGCACCGTCGTGATCGCCGTCCTCATCGCGCTCACCCTGATCCCCGCGCTGCTCGGCTTCGCGGGCAAGCGGGTGCACGGCCGCAAGGGCCGTACGGCGCTGGAGGGCGCGCTGGCGAAGAAGCGCGAGGCGGACCGTACGGGCGTCGAGGAGGCCGAGAAGCGGCCCAACCTGGGCACCCGCTGGGCCAGGTTCGTGCTGCGCAAGCCCGTCACCGTCCTGATCGTGGGCGTCCTGGGCCTCGGCGCCATCGCCATTCCGGCGGCCTCGCTGGAGCTGGGCCTGCCCGACGACGGCTCGCAGCCCGTCAGCACCACCCAGCGCAAGGCGTACGACATGCTGTCGGACGGCTTCGGCCCCGGCTTCAACGGGCCGCTGGTGGTCGTGGTCGACGGCAAGGCCGACGACAACGCCAAGGCGGCGGCGACCGAGGTTTCCGACACCGTGAAGAAGCTGGACGGCGTCGCCGCCGTCACCCCGGCCCATCTGAACAAGGCGGGCGACACGGCGACGATCACCGTCGTGCCCAAGGACCGGCCGTCCTCGGTCGGCACGGAGAACCTGGTCCACTCGATCAGGGACGCGGGCGGCACCGTCAAGGCCGACAGCGGGGCCGATGTGCTGGTCACCGGTGCGACGGCCATGAACATCGACTTCTCGCAGAAGATGAACGACGCGCTGCTGCCGTATCTGGCGCTGGTCGTCGGTCTGGCGTTCCTGCTGCTGATGGTGGTCTTCCGGTCGATCCTCGTGCCGCTCAAGGCGGCGCTCGGCTTCCTGCTGTCGGTGGTGGCCGCGCTCGGCGCCGTCGTCGCCGTCTTCCAGTGGGGCTGGCTCGCGAGTCTGCTCGGGGTGGAACAGACCGGACCCGTCATGTCGATGATGCCGATCTTCATGGTGGGGGTGGTCTTCGGCCTGGCCATGGACTACGAGGTCTTCCTGGTCACCCGGATGCGGGAGGCCTACGTGCACGGTGAGGCGCCGGACCAGGCGATCGTCACCGGATTCCGGCACGGGGCGCGGGTCGTCACCGCCGCCGCTGTGATCATGACGGCGGTCTTCGCCGGGTTCATCGGCGCGGGGGACTCGATGATCAAGATGATCGGGTTCGGGCTCGCCGTCGCGGTCTTCTTCGACGCGTTCGTGGTCCGGATGGCGATCGTGCCCGCGGTGCTCAAGCTGCTCGGGAACCGGGCCTGGTGGCTGCCGCGCTGGCTGGACCGGATCCTGCCCAACGTGGACGTGGAGGGCGAACAGCTGCGCAAGCGGCTCGCCGATCCGGGCGGCGACGGCGGCCCGGACACGGACCGCGAGCTGGCCCGGGTCTGA
- a CDS encoding flavin-containing monooxygenase, which produces MSQHEHVRVAVIGSGFGGLGAAVRLRREGVTDFVVLERADSVGGTWRDNSYPGCACDVPSHLYSFSFAPNPDWPRTFSGQRHIRAYLERVADTFGLRPHLRLNHEVTLARWDEDELRWELETAHGATFTADVVVSAGGPLSDPKIPAIPGLETFPGKVFHSARWDHDYDLRGKRVAVIGTGASAIQVVPAIQPEVAKLTLFQRTPPWVMPRADRAISAAERWLHRKVPVTGAVRRQLLWGIRELQVQAFTKRPNELGVVESIAKANMAKAIKDPALRAKLTPSYRIGCKRILLSSAYYPALAQPNVDVVAAGLTEVRGSTLVGADGTETEVDAIVFGTGFHVTDMPIAQRVVGVGGTTLAEAWKGGMEALRGATAAGFPNWMTVIGPNTGLGNSSMILMIESQLNYLADYLKALDALAAPGERVALDPKPAAVGAWNDRVQERMKRTVWNTGGCTSWYLDANGRNTTIWPGTTTEFRKATREVRLVEYDVLRPDRARAAETVKEAAL; this is translated from the coding sequence TTGAGTCAGCACGAGCACGTACGCGTGGCGGTGATCGGGTCCGGATTCGGCGGCCTCGGGGCGGCGGTCCGGCTTCGGCGCGAGGGGGTCACCGACTTCGTCGTCCTGGAGCGGGCGGACTCCGTCGGCGGGACCTGGCGTGACAACAGCTACCCCGGTTGCGCCTGTGACGTCCCCTCGCATCTCTACTCGTTCTCCTTCGCGCCCAACCCCGACTGGCCACGCACGTTTTCCGGCCAGCGCCACATCAGGGCGTATCTGGAGCGCGTCGCCGACACCTTCGGCCTTCGGCCGCATCTGCGGCTCAACCATGAGGTGACGCTGGCCCGGTGGGACGAGGACGAGCTGCGGTGGGAGCTGGAGACCGCGCACGGCGCGACGTTCACCGCCGATGTCGTCGTCTCCGCCGGCGGGCCGCTGTCCGATCCCAAGATCCCGGCGATCCCGGGCCTGGAGACCTTCCCCGGCAAGGTCTTCCACTCCGCCCGCTGGGACCACGACTACGACCTGCGCGGCAAGCGTGTCGCCGTCATCGGTACGGGGGCCTCCGCGATCCAGGTCGTGCCGGCGATCCAGCCGGAGGTGGCGAAGCTGACGCTCTTCCAGCGCACGCCGCCGTGGGTGATGCCCCGCGCCGACCGGGCCATCTCGGCGGCCGAGCGCTGGCTGCACCGCAAGGTGCCCGTCACCGGCGCCGTGCGGCGGCAGTTGCTCTGGGGCATCAGGGAGCTCCAGGTGCAGGCGTTCACGAAGCGGCCCAACGAGCTGGGGGTCGTGGAGTCCATCGCGAAGGCCAACATGGCGAAGGCGATCAAGGACCCGGCACTACGGGCCAAGTTGACACCCTCGTACCGGATCGGGTGCAAGCGCATCCTGCTCTCCAGCGCCTACTACCCCGCGCTCGCGCAGCCCAATGTCGATGTGGTCGCCGCCGGTCTTACCGAGGTGCGCGGCTCCACGCTGGTCGGCGCCGACGGTACGGAGACGGAGGTCGACGCGATCGTCTTCGGCACCGGATTCCATGTGACGGACATGCCGATCGCCCAGCGCGTGGTGGGTGTGGGCGGCACGACACTGGCCGAGGCGTGGAAGGGCGGGATGGAGGCGCTGCGCGGGGCGACGGCGGCCGGGTTCCCCAACTGGATGACGGTCATCGGGCCCAACACCGGCCTCGGCAACTCCTCGATGATCCTGATGATCGAGTCCCAGCTGAACTATCTGGCGGACTACCTCAAGGCGCTGGACGCGCTCGCCGCGCCCGGTGAGCGGGTGGCGCTCGACCCGAAGCCGGCCGCCGTCGGCGCCTGGAACGACCGGGTGCAGGAGCGCATGAAGCGCACGGTGTGGAACACCGGGGGCTGCACGAGTTGGTATCTCGACGCCAACGGCCGCAACACCACCATCTGGCCCGGCACCACGACGGAGTTCCGCAAGGCGACCCGTGAGGTGCGGCTCGTCGAGTACGACGTGCTGCGGCCGGACCGGGCCCGCGCCGCGGAGACCGTGAAGGAGGCGGCGCTGTGA
- a CDS encoding TetR/AcrR family transcriptional regulator, producing the protein MARSRLTPEREAELYAAVLDLLRDVGYDGLTMDAVAARTRSSKATLYRQWGSKPELVARALRHGKPVDVHDVDTGTLRGDFHAMVIRTDDCQMEQDAALMRGLLHAVHDNPELHQALRELLVEPEMNGINELVQRAVTRGEVAADNPALPYVPHMLVGALIARQLIEDRSVDRAFLVDYLDAVVLPALVV; encoded by the coding sequence ATGGCACGCAGCAGACTCACACCGGAGCGCGAGGCTGAGCTGTACGCGGCCGTGCTCGACCTGCTCCGCGACGTGGGCTACGACGGTCTGACCATGGACGCCGTCGCCGCCCGCACCCGGTCGAGCAAGGCCACCCTCTACCGCCAGTGGGGGAGCAAGCCCGAACTGGTCGCGCGAGCGCTGCGGCACGGCAAGCCCGTCGACGTGCACGACGTCGACACCGGCACGCTGCGCGGTGACTTCCACGCGATGGTGATCCGTACGGACGACTGTCAGATGGAACAGGACGCCGCGCTGATGCGGGGTCTTCTCCATGCCGTCCACGACAACCCAGAACTCCACCAGGCGCTGCGCGAACTGCTCGTCGAACCCGAGATGAACGGGATCAACGAGCTGGTGCAGCGCGCTGTGACCCGGGGCGAGGTGGCAGCGGACAACCCCGCGCTGCCGTACGTCCCGCACATGCTGGTCGGTGCTCTCATCGCCCGGCAGCTGATCGAGGACCGGTCGGTCGACCGGGCGTTCCTCGTCGACTACCTCGACGCCGTGGTGCTCCCCGCCCTCGTCGTCTGA
- a CDS encoding S41 family peptidase: MSDDVAYLRFPHLHDDLLCFAAEDDLWVAPLVPEGQRPGRAWRVTVDRTRIGHPRFSPDGSQIAYTTWRSLDPEIHLAPVDGGPPRRIGYWGSTDTRVCGWTPSDREDGTAQILAVSSHGQPFSYYSWAYSVPTDGSPGGKLPWGPVSDIAVADVDGERKTLLLTGKPPHEPAAWKRYRGGATGRLWLHGERLLADIGGHLECPMFVGGRIAFLSDHEGVGNLYSCLPDGTDLRRHTDHDTFYARHASSDGRRVVYQCAGELWLVDALTPDSQPRKLAVRLGGQRAGRRGYQVPASQHVDGLSVDTTGRASAVVVRGSLYWLTHRDGPARTITDTPGVRVRFPVMLGSGGQVAYVTDADGADAIEIAYLPRASGDRPPRRLASGQLGRVHEMVADPDGERIAVASNDGRLLLVDVTDDDAAQSGETADAGEPSEVTPESAPGEVTELIRSINGPVTDLAFSPDGDWLTWAHPGVGRSLRQIKMAKISGSFARTVVDVTDGRFEDENPVFTSDGRYLAFLSWRGFDPVYDVHTGDLSFPLGSRPYLVPLSSATPSPFALSPDGRPAAGGLDPAVGEADSGDGTVIVEVEGLASRVTPFPVAASKYSALYPVSGGGLVWLRWPISGALGETFANPADTSGRPTLEHFDIAKARKSELVAHLDWFTPSGDGTRLVVMDDDELRAVPATELGDSDSTVHLDLRRIHHEVDPEAEWRQAYEEAGRIIRAYFWEPQMCGVDWDAVLDQYRPLVERVASPDEFADLLREVVGELGTSHAYVSPSRRNEGPRHYQRPIGLLGANLVCRDGAWVVQRILPGDSSDSKARSPLAGTGIREGAVLTHVDGRPVDPVAGPYPLLTAAGGTTVELTFKKAEPSPLDDSSDAAHSRRVAVVPLIDERPLRYQDWVAKRREVVREISGGRCGYLHIPDLHGSGWAQFNRDLRLEVSRPALIVDVRGNAGGNVSELVIEKLTRRILGWDLTRDAQPVSYASNAPRGPVVAIADEATSSDGDMITAAFRLLKLGPVVGQRTWGGVVGMTGRHELVDGTVITVPMNAAWFDAYGWSVENHGVEPDIEALRTPLDWAEGRHAQLDDAVWAALDLLAAHPAATPPGYGAVPDRSRPALPPR; encoded by the coding sequence GTGAGTGACGACGTCGCGTATCTCCGTTTCCCGCATCTGCACGACGACTTGCTGTGCTTCGCCGCCGAGGACGATCTGTGGGTCGCCCCGCTCGTCCCTGAGGGGCAGCGGCCGGGGCGCGCCTGGCGGGTGACCGTCGACCGCACGAGAATCGGCCACCCGCGGTTCTCGCCCGACGGCAGCCAGATCGCGTACACGACCTGGCGCAGCCTGGACCCGGAGATCCATCTGGCCCCCGTGGACGGCGGTCCGCCGCGCCGGATCGGCTACTGGGGCTCGACCGACACCCGGGTCTGCGGCTGGACGCCGTCGGACCGGGAGGACGGTACGGCGCAGATCCTCGCCGTCTCCTCGCACGGCCAGCCGTTCTCGTACTACTCCTGGGCCTACAGCGTCCCCACCGACGGCTCCCCCGGCGGCAAGCTCCCGTGGGGCCCGGTCTCCGACATCGCCGTGGCCGACGTCGACGGGGAGCGCAAGACGCTCCTGCTCACCGGAAAGCCGCCGCACGAGCCGGCCGCCTGGAAGCGGTACCGGGGCGGGGCGACGGGCCGGCTGTGGCTGCACGGCGAGCGGCTGCTCGCCGACATCGGCGGCCATCTGGAGTGCCCGATGTTCGTGGGCGGCCGGATCGCCTTCCTCTCCGACCACGAGGGCGTCGGCAATCTGTACTCCTGCCTGCCGGACGGCACCGACCTGCGCCGCCACACCGACCACGACACGTTCTACGCCCGGCATGCCTCGTCCGACGGGCGCCGCGTCGTCTACCAGTGCGCGGGCGAGCTGTGGCTGGTCGACGCGCTGACGCCGGACTCGCAGCCGCGCAAGCTGGCGGTACGGCTCGGCGGGCAGCGCGCGGGGCGGCGCGGCTATCAGGTCCCCGCCTCGCAGCACGTCGACGGGCTGTCGGTGGACACGACGGGCCGGGCCAGCGCCGTCGTCGTACGGGGCAGCCTGTACTGGCTCACGCACCGCGACGGCCCGGCCCGGACCATCACGGACACCCCAGGCGTACGGGTCCGCTTCCCGGTGATGCTCGGCAGCGGCGGCCAGGTCGCCTACGTGACGGACGCGGACGGCGCCGACGCGATCGAGATCGCGTACCTGCCGCGCGCGAGCGGCGACCGGCCGCCGCGCAGGCTGGCGTCCGGGCAGCTCGGGCGGGTGCACGAGATGGTGGCCGACCCGGACGGCGAGCGGATCGCGGTCGCCTCGAACGACGGTCGGCTGCTGCTGGTGGATGTCACGGACGACGATGCCGCGCAGAGCGGGGAGACGGCTGACGCGGGCGAGCCGTCGGAGGTCACCCCCGAGTCCGCGCCGGGCGAGGTGACCGAGCTGATCAGGTCCATCAACGGCCCGGTCACCGATCTGGCGTTCTCGCCCGACGGCGACTGGCTGACCTGGGCGCATCCGGGCGTGGGCCGCTCGCTGCGGCAGATCAAGATGGCGAAGATCAGCGGCAGTTTCGCCCGTACCGTCGTGGACGTCACCGACGGCCGCTTCGAGGACGAGAACCCGGTCTTCACCAGCGACGGCCGCTATCTGGCCTTCCTGTCCTGGCGCGGCTTCGACCCGGTGTACGACGTGCACACCGGCGACCTGTCGTTCCCGCTGGGCAGCCGCCCCTATCTCGTACCGCTGTCGTCCGCGACCCCCTCGCCGTTCGCGCTCTCCCCCGACGGCAGGCCGGCGGCCGGCGGGCTCGATCCCGCGGTGGGCGAGGCCGACTCCGGTGACGGCACGGTCATCGTGGAGGTCGAGGGCCTGGCGAGCCGGGTCACCCCGTTCCCCGTCGCCGCTTCCAAGTACTCGGCGCTGTACCCGGTCAGCGGCGGCGGTCTGGTCTGGTTGCGCTGGCCGATCTCGGGCGCGCTCGGCGAGACGTTCGCCAACCCCGCCGACACCTCGGGCCGGCCGACCCTGGAGCACTTCGACATCGCGAAGGCCCGCAAGAGCGAACTCGTCGCGCATCTCGACTGGTTCACGCCCAGCGGCGACGGTACGCGTCTGGTGGTCATGGACGACGACGAGCTGCGCGCGGTCCCCGCGACGGAGCTGGGTGACAGCGACTCGACCGTCCATCTCGACCTGCGCAGGATCCACCACGAGGTCGACCCCGAGGCGGAGTGGCGCCAGGCGTACGAGGAAGCCGGCCGGATCATCCGCGCCTACTTCTGGGAGCCGCAGATGTGCGGCGTCGACTGGGACGCGGTGCTCGACCAGTACCGCCCCCTGGTCGAACGGGTCGCGTCCCCCGACGAGTTCGCGGACCTGCTGCGCGAGGTGGTCGGCGAGCTGGGCACCTCGCACGCGTACGTGTCCCCGTCCCGGCGCAACGAGGGGCCGCGCCACTACCAGCGGCCGATCGGGCTGCTCGGCGCCAACCTGGTGTGCAGGGACGGCGCTTGGGTCGTGCAGCGGATCCTGCCGGGCGACTCGTCGGACTCCAAGGCCCGTTCACCGCTGGCCGGGACGGGCATCAGGGAGGGCGCGGTCCTCACCCATGTCGACGGGCGGCCCGTCGACCCGGTCGCCGGACCGTACCCGCTGCTGACGGCCGCCGGCGGCACCACCGTCGAACTCACCTTCAAGAAGGCCGAACCGAGCCCGCTGGACGACAGCTCCGACGCCGCGCACTCGCGCAGGGTCGCCGTCGTGCCGCTCATCGACGAGCGCCCGCTGCGCTACCAGGACTGGGTGGCCAAACGGCGCGAGGTGGTACGGGAGATCAGCGGGGGCCGCTGCGGCTATCTGCACATCCCCGATCTGCACGGCTCAGGGTGGGCGCAGTTCAACCGGGACCTGCGCCTTGAGGTGTCCCGCCCGGCGCTGATCGTGGACGTACGGGGCAACGCGGGCGGCAACGTCAGCGAGCTGGTCATCGAGAAGCTGACCCGCCGCATCCTCGGCTGGGACCTCACACGCGACGCGCAGCCCGTCTCGTACGCCTCGAACGCGCCGCGCGGCCCGGTCGTCGCCATCGCCGACGAGGCCACGTCGTCGGACGGCGACATGATCACGGCGGCGTTCCGGCTGCTGAAGCTGGGACCCGTGGTCGGCCAGCGCACCTGGGGCGGGGTGGTCGGCATGACCGGCAGGCACGAGCTGGTCGACGGGACGGTCATCACGGTCCCGATGAACGCCGCGTGGTTCGACGCGTACGGCTGGTCCGTCGAGAACCACGGCGTCGAACCGGACATCGAGGCGCTGCGCACCCCCCTGGACTGGGCGGAGGGCCGCCACGCGCAGCTGGACGACGCGGTGTGGGCGGCGCTGGACCTGCTGGCGGCGCACCCGGCGGCGACACCGCCGGGCTACGGCGCGGTCCCGGACCGCAGCCGCCCGGCGCTACCGCCACGGTGA
- a CDS encoding alpha/beta fold hydrolase: protein MTTQLVRPAHRDQVVVSADGSKIQVEVYGADDWPAVVLSHGWTCSIRFWAAQITDLAVDHRVIVYDQRGHGRTPPPADGGFGYSTDALADDLEAVLSATLKDGEKAVVAGHSMGGMTIMAAARRPAFRKHVAAALLCSTGCSLLVTESLIVPLRSGRMRTWFTRKLLGSPAPLGPVTALSKRILRYGTMGPGATAEQIAECARIVHACPRPARVAWSRVLDELDLEADVRELTVPTAIIVGSADRLTPPVHARTIEAGLPRSAGLTEVPGMGHMSPVEEPDLVTARIRELVGAHLTTKEDAV, encoded by the coding sequence GTGACCACACAGCTCGTCAGGCCCGCCCATCGCGACCAAGTGGTCGTGTCCGCGGACGGGTCGAAGATCCAGGTGGAGGTCTACGGGGCGGACGACTGGCCCGCAGTCGTCCTCTCGCACGGCTGGACCTGCTCGATCCGCTTCTGGGCCGCGCAGATCACCGACCTCGCCGTCGACCACCGCGTGATCGTCTACGACCAGCGCGGCCACGGCCGTACGCCACCGCCCGCCGACGGCGGCTTCGGCTACAGCACGGACGCCCTCGCTGACGATCTGGAGGCCGTGCTGAGCGCCACCCTCAAGGACGGGGAGAAGGCCGTCGTCGCCGGGCACTCGATGGGCGGGATGACGATCATGGCGGCGGCCCGCAGACCGGCCTTCCGCAAGCATGTGGCGGCGGCGCTGCTGTGCAGCACGGGCTGCTCGCTGCTGGTCACCGAATCGCTGATCGTGCCGCTGCGGTCAGGCCGCATGCGGACCTGGTTCACCCGCAAGCTCCTCGGTTCGCCCGCCCCGCTCGGACCCGTCACGGCGCTCTCGAAGCGGATCCTGCGGTACGGGACGATGGGCCCCGGCGCGACCGCCGAGCAGATCGCGGAGTGCGCCCGGATCGTGCACGCCTGTCCGCGCCCCGCCAGGGTCGCCTGGTCGCGGGTCCTCGACGAACTCGATCTCGAAGCGGACGTACGGGAGTTGACCGTGCCCACCGCGATCATCGTCGGCTCGGCCGACCGGCTCACCCCGCCCGTCCACGCACGGACGATCGAGGCCGGGCTGCCGCGCAGCGCCGGGCTCACCGAAGTCCCGGGGATGGGCCACATGTCACCGGTCGAGGAGCCCGACCTCGTCACCGCGCGCATCCGCGAACTGGTCGGCGCGCATCTGACCACCAAGGAGGACGCCGTATGA
- a CDS encoding SDR family oxidoreductase produces the protein MSGNRPRGLDGQVAVVTGAARGVGELLARKLSARGATVALVGLEPDELKQVAGRLHGESEYWHADVTDHRAMAEVAREVKERFGKVDIVVANAGVASGGPFIDSDPDAWRRVIEVNLIGGTVTARAFLPALTESRGYFLQIASLAAITPAPMMTAYCASKSGVEAFAHSLRSEVGYLGVRVGVGYLSWTDTDMVRGADQDDVMRELRQRLPWPSNRTYPLGPAVDRIVAGIERRSAHVYAQWWLRGMQSVRGYLPGVIATVGQREMRRFAPRLAGVPKGLVGAGGAADERRRAENATGSPH, from the coding sequence ATGAGTGGGAACCGGCCACGTGGACTCGACGGGCAGGTCGCCGTCGTCACCGGCGCCGCGCGCGGAGTCGGGGAGCTGCTCGCCCGCAAGCTCTCCGCCCGTGGCGCGACGGTCGCGCTCGTCGGCCTGGAGCCGGACGAGCTGAAGCAGGTCGCCGGCAGGCTGCACGGCGAGAGCGAGTACTGGCACGCCGACGTCACCGACCACCGCGCGATGGCGGAGGTGGCGCGTGAGGTCAAGGAGCGCTTCGGCAAGGTCGACATCGTCGTGGCCAACGCGGGGGTCGCAAGCGGCGGTCCCTTCATCGACTCCGACCCCGACGCGTGGCGGCGGGTCATCGAGGTCAACCTCATCGGCGGTACGGTCACGGCCCGCGCCTTCCTGCCCGCACTGACCGAGAGCCGCGGCTACTTCCTGCAGATTGCCTCGCTCGCCGCGATCACGCCGGCGCCGATGATGACCGCGTACTGCGCGTCCAAGTCCGGCGTCGAGGCGTTCGCGCACAGCCTGCGCTCCGAGGTCGGCTACCTGGGGGTGCGGGTCGGCGTCGGCTATCTGTCCTGGACCGACACGGACATGGTGCGCGGCGCCGACCAGGACGACGTGATGCGGGAGCTGCGGCAGCGGCTGCCGTGGCCGTCGAACCGCACGTACCCGCTGGGCCCGGCCGTCGACCGGATCGTCGCGGGGATCGAGCGGCGCTCCGCCCATGTGTACGCGCAGTGGTGGCTGCGCGGGATGCAGTCCGTGCGGGGCTATTTGCCGGGCGTGATCGCCACGGTGGGTCAGCGCGAGATGCGCCGGTTCGCACCGCGCCTCGCGGGGGTGCCGAAGGGTCTGGTGGGCGCGGGTGGAGCGGCGGACGAGCGCCGCCGCGCGGAGAACGCCACGGGGTCGCCCCACTGA
- a CDS encoding MerR family transcriptional regulator — MEELAEAAGITVRTVRFYRERDLIPPPRKEGRIAWYNDHHLARLRTIAALLERGHTLTGIADLASTFESGRDVGEVLGLGEPTEETPVHLSPEELADYFEGEVTPENLATALDLGYLATDGDELVHISRRLLDVSAALVREGVPLAAVLEAGRQVRAHADALASLFATTLQAHAGDTDPAKLRPLAKSVVEAELSMALDRHLRATRDDTGT, encoded by the coding sequence ATGGAGGAGCTGGCAGAGGCAGCCGGCATCACCGTCCGCACCGTGCGCTTCTACCGCGAGCGGGACCTGATCCCGCCCCCGCGCAAGGAAGGCCGTATCGCCTGGTACAACGACCACCACCTGGCCAGACTGCGCACGATCGCGGCCCTGCTGGAACGCGGCCACACCCTGACCGGCATCGCCGACCTCGCCTCCACGTTCGAAAGCGGACGCGACGTGGGCGAGGTGCTGGGCCTGGGCGAACCGACCGAGGAAACCCCGGTCCACCTCTCCCCCGAGGAGCTGGCCGACTACTTCGAGGGCGAGGTCACCCCGGAGAACCTGGCCACGGCCCTGGACCTCGGCTACCTCGCCACGGACGGCGACGAACTGGTCCACATCAGCCGCCGTCTCCTGGACGTCTCGGCGGCCCTGGTCCGCGAGGGCGTCCCCCTCGCCGCGGTCCTGGAAGCGGGCCGTCAGGTCCGCGCCCACGCCGACGCGCTGGCGTCGCTCTTCGCGACGACGCTGCAAGCCCACGCGGGCGACACGGACCCGGCCAAGCTCCGCCCGCTGGCGAAGAGCGTGGTGGAGGCGGAACTCTCGATGGCCCTGGACCGCCACCTACGCGCTACGCGCGACGACACCGGGACTTGA